The following proteins are encoded in a genomic region of Phycisphaera sp.:
- a CDS encoding ATP-dependent Clp protease ATP-binding subunit: protein MFERFTDRARKVMGLANQEAQRLNHEYIGTEHILLGLVKEGSGVGANVLKNLDVDLRKVRLEVEKLVKAGPEMVTMGKLPQTPRAKKVIEYAIEEARSLNHNYVGTEHLLLGLLREQDGVAAQVLRNLGLKLDEVREEVLNLLGASGEGSGGGEEGFASAGVSGSGPSEGRKGKSRTPALDSFGRDLTELAKESTLDPVIGRSKEIERVVQILCRRTKNNPVLLGEAGVGKTAIVEGMAQRIITGDVPEILHEKRIVVLDLAMMVAGTKYRGQFEERIKAVMNEVRRAKNVILFIDELHTLVGAGGAEGAIDASNVLKPALARGEIQCIGATTFDEYRKYIEKDAALARRFQAIPVDPPNDEQTVEIIKGLRDRYEQHHRVRITDDAVRAAVELSGRYISGRVQPDKSIDVIDEAGARVRIKSMSKPPDLAEIESEVEKLGVEKDEAVKGADYERAAELRDQAEQLRKKKEEIQKTWREKSKEIDGTVDEDIIAEVVSSMTGVPLQRLESEEADRLLKLETELHKKVISQEEAIKAVARAIRRARAGLKDPKRPMGSFIFVGPSGVGKTLLSKALAEFMFGDEDALIHLDMSEYMEKHNVSRLIGAPPGYVGYEEGGQLTERIRRRPYSVVLLDEVEKAHPDVFNMLLQIMEEGRLTDSFGRNVDFRNTIMIMTSNIGADLIKGGGGFGFQKRTADVDYDNIKGILMKEIERFFRPEFINRLDDTIVFRPLTRDDLVQIIEYEVKKVGDRLRVQDITMELDQPAKDFLIDKGYSPDFGARPLRRAIGQYIEDPLSEMLLSGEISGRTLLKVTRKGEDDNLFFNTEKLPEPPKDEDEGDKEGDHPVSAGAEST from the coding sequence ATGTTCGAACGGTTCACAGACCGGGCCCGCAAGGTGATGGGCCTCGCCAATCAGGAAGCCCAGCGCCTCAACCACGAGTACATCGGGACCGAGCACATCCTGCTCGGCCTGGTGAAAGAAGGCTCGGGTGTTGGTGCCAACGTGCTCAAGAATCTCGACGTTGACCTGCGCAAGGTCCGCCTCGAGGTCGAGAAGCTCGTGAAGGCCGGGCCAGAGATGGTCACGATGGGCAAGCTGCCCCAGACGCCGCGCGCGAAGAAGGTCATCGAGTACGCTATTGAAGAGGCGCGGAGCCTCAACCACAACTACGTCGGCACCGAGCACCTGTTGCTGGGCCTCTTGCGAGAGCAGGACGGTGTGGCCGCCCAGGTGCTGCGCAACCTCGGACTCAAGCTCGACGAGGTCCGCGAGGAGGTCCTCAACCTGCTGGGTGCTTCGGGCGAGGGCTCGGGCGGCGGCGAGGAGGGCTTCGCCAGCGCGGGCGTCTCGGGCAGCGGCCCGAGCGAGGGCCGCAAGGGCAAGAGCCGCACGCCCGCGCTCGACAGCTTCGGCCGCGACCTGACCGAGCTTGCCAAGGAGAGCACGCTCGACCCGGTCATCGGCCGGTCGAAGGAGATCGAGCGCGTCGTGCAGATCCTCTGCCGCCGCACGAAGAACAACCCCGTGCTGCTGGGCGAGGCCGGGGTTGGCAAGACCGCCATCGTCGAGGGCATGGCCCAGCGCATCATCACCGGCGACGTGCCCGAGATCCTGCACGAGAAGCGGATCGTGGTGCTCGACCTGGCGATGATGGTCGCCGGCACGAAGTACCGCGGCCAGTTCGAGGAACGCATCAAGGCCGTCATGAACGAGGTGCGTCGCGCCAAGAACGTGATCCTGTTCATCGACGAGCTGCACACGCTCGTTGGTGCGGGTGGCGCCGAGGGCGCCATCGACGCCAGCAACGTGCTCAAGCCCGCGCTGGCGCGTGGTGAGATCCAGTGCATTGGCGCGACGACCTTCGACGAGTACCGCAAGTACATCGAGAAGGACGCCGCGCTCGCACGCCGCTTCCAGGCCATCCCCGTCGACCCGCCCAACGACGAGCAGACGGTGGAGATCATCAAGGGCCTGCGCGACCGCTACGAGCAGCACCACCGCGTGCGCATCACCGATGATGCCGTCCGCGCCGCCGTCGAGCTGAGCGGCCGGTACATCTCGGGTCGCGTGCAGCCCGACAAGTCGATCGACGTGATCGACGAGGCGGGTGCTCGCGTCCGCATCAAGAGCATGAGCAAGCCGCCAGACCTCGCAGAGATCGAGAGCGAGGTCGAGAAGCTGGGCGTCGAGAAGGACGAGGCGGTCAAGGGTGCCGATTACGAGCGTGCGGCCGAGCTGCGCGATCAGGCCGAGCAGCTCCGCAAGAAGAAGGAAGAGATCCAGAAGACCTGGCGCGAGAAGTCCAAGGAGATCGACGGCACCGTCGACGAGGACATCATCGCCGAGGTGGTGTCGAGCATGACCGGCGTGCCGCTGCAACGCCTCGAGAGCGAGGAGGCCGACCGCCTGCTCAAGCTCGAGACCGAGCTGCACAAGAAGGTCATCAGCCAGGAAGAGGCCATCAAGGCCGTCGCCCGCGCCATCCGGCGTGCGCGTGCGGGCCTGAAGGATCCCAAGCGCCCGATGGGCAGCTTCATCTTCGTCGGTCCGTCCGGCGTGGGCAAGACGCTGCTGAGCAAGGCCCTGGCCGAGTTCATGTTCGGCGACGAGGACGCTCTGATCCACCTGGACATGAGCGAGTACATGGAGAAGCACAACGTCAGCCGCCTCATCGGCGCGCCTCCGGGCTACGTCGGCTACGAGGAGGGCGGCCAGCTCACCGAGCGCATCCGCCGGCGCCCCTACAGCGTCGTGCTGCTCGACGAGGTCGAGAAGGCCCACCCCGACGTCTTCAACATGCTGCTCCAGATCATGGAGGAAGGACGCCTGACCGACTCGTTCGGCCGCAACGTCGACTTCCGCAACACCATCATGATCATGACCAGCAACATCGGTGCGGACCTGATCAAGGGTGGCGGCGGCTTCGGCTTCCAGAAGCGGACGGCCGACGTCGATTACGACAACATCAAGGGCATCCTGATGAAGGAGATCGAGCGGTTCTTCCGCCCCGAATTCATCAACCGCCTGGATGACACCATCGTGTTCCGCCCGCTCACCCGCGACGACCTCGTGCAGATCATCGAGTACGAGGTCAAGAAGGTCGGCGACCGCCTGCGAGTCCAGGACATCACCATGGAGCTCGACCAGCCGGCCAAGGACTTCCTCATCGACAAGGGCTACAGCCCGGACTTTGGCGCCCGCCCCCTGCGTCGCGCCATCGGCCAGTACATCGAGGACCCGCTCAGCGAGATGCTGCTGTCGGGCGAGATCTCGGGCCGGACGCTGCTGAAGGTGACCCGCAAGGGCGAGGACGACAACCTCTTCTTCAACACCGAGAAGCTGCCCGAGCCGCCCAAGGATGAGGACGAGGGCGACAAGGAAGGCGAC